One genomic region from Pseudoduganella lutea encodes:
- a CDS encoding sugar nucleotide-binding protein codes for MRLLPLLCARYRVFAVTRDTADVGVLRAAGAVPVLADLDQPGTLRRLAGLAHTVIHLAPPPGTGERDTRTRNVTAILPEAAKVVYVSTTGVYGDLAGRLVDETQPVAPRNIRARRRVDAERQLRGWARRAHGHLAILRVPGIYAADRLPLERLRQGTPALDPADDVYTNHIHADDLAALLRAALYRGRPQRVYHAVDDSAMRMAEYFDAVADAVGLPHPPRLPRAQLAQVVSPTLLSFMSESRRLANGRAKRELGIRLRYPTVADGLQNITAIRQD; via the coding sequence ATGCGGCTGTTGCCACTGCTGTGCGCACGCTACCGCGTCTTCGCCGTGACCCGCGATACGGCGGATGTCGGCGTTCTGCGGGCTGCGGGCGCGGTGCCGGTGCTGGCCGACCTCGACCAGCCAGGCACGCTGCGCCGGCTGGCCGGCCTCGCCCACACCGTGATCCACCTGGCGCCGCCGCCGGGTACCGGCGAACGCGATACCCGCACGCGCAATGTGACCGCCATTCTACCCGAGGCGGCAAAGGTCGTTTATGTCAGCACGACCGGTGTCTATGGGGACCTGGCGGGGCGGCTCGTCGATGAAACGCAGCCGGTGGCACCCCGCAATATCCGTGCTCGCCGGCGGGTCGACGCGGAACGCCAGTTGCGTGGCTGGGCCCGCCGTGCGCATGGCCACCTGGCCATCCTGCGCGTGCCGGGCATCTACGCGGCGGACCGGCTGCCGCTCGAGCGGCTGCGCCAGGGCACCCCCGCCCTCGATCCTGCGGACGATGTCTATACGAACCACATCCATGCGGATGACCTGGCGGCACTGTTGCGGGCGGCGCTGTATCGCGGCCGGCCGCAGCGGGTGTACCACGCAGTCGACGACAGCGCGATGCGGATGGCCGAGTATTTCGATGCCGTCGCCGATGCCGTCGGGCTGCCCCATCCACCGCGCCTGCCGCGTGCCCAGCTGGCGCAGGTGGTGTCGCCAACGCTGCTGTCCTTCATGTCCGAGTCGCGCCGCCTGGCCAACGGCCGGGCCAAGCGCGAACTGGGCATTCGCCTGCGTTATCCAACCGTTGCCGACGGGCTACAAAACATAACGGCCATCCGGCAGGATTGA
- a CDS encoding glutamine--tRNA ligase/YqeY domain fusion protein, whose translation MSNDKKTAAAAPAPNFLRNIVEHDLATGAHQREGLPPVITRFPPEPNGYLHIGHAKSICLNFGLARDYQGRCHLRFDDTNPAKEEQEYVDSIMDSVKWLGFSWESQDPAGGDGYLHYASDYFDRLYDMAEYLIMAGYAYVDSQSAEEMAANRGNFNTPGVNSRFRNRPAEESLQLFRDMKAGKYADGEHILRAKMSEDAMASPNMNLRDPAIYRIRHAHHHRTGDKWCIYPMYDYTHPISDALENITHSVCTLEFQDHRPFYDWLLETLAEGGFFKKPLPKQYEFSRLNLTYIVTSKRKLRQLVEEGIVDGWDDPRLSTLVGMRRRGFTPEGIQLMAERTGVTKSDGWIDFGVLEGAVREDLDPKAPRAIAVLKPLKLIVDNFDAAESVECSSPVHPHHPELGNRTFPFTRELWIEEEDFMEVPSKGYFRFYPPIGDQPGARVRLKYGFVAECTGYDKDENGKVTAVHVNYFPDSKSGTDGANNYKVKGNIHWVSASGALEAEVRLYDRLFTDPQPDAGGKDFKEFLNPKAKEVVTAYLEPGLKDAQAEQRFQFERHGYFIADRVDSRPGKPVFNRIVTLKDSWGSAK comes from the coding sequence ATGAGCAACGACAAAAAGACAGCCGCAGCGGCTCCAGCACCGAATTTCCTTCGCAACATCGTTGAACACGACCTGGCCACCGGCGCGCACCAGCGCGAAGGGCTGCCTCCCGTCATCACCCGCTTCCCGCCCGAACCGAACGGCTACCTGCACATCGGCCATGCCAAGTCGATCTGCCTGAACTTCGGCCTGGCGCGCGACTACCAGGGGCGCTGCCACCTGCGCTTCGACGACACCAATCCGGCCAAGGAAGAGCAGGAATACGTCGACTCCATCATGGACAGCGTGAAATGGCTGGGCTTTTCCTGGGAAAGCCAGGACCCCGCCGGCGGCGACGGCTACCTGCACTATGCCAGCGATTATTTCGACCGGCTGTACGACATGGCGGAATATCTGATCATGGCAGGCTATGCCTACGTGGACAGCCAGAGCGCCGAGGAAATGGCGGCCAACCGGGGTAATTTCAATACGCCGGGCGTGAACTCGCGCTTCCGCAACCGCCCCGCCGAGGAATCCCTGCAGCTGTTCCGCGACATGAAGGCCGGCAAGTATGCCGATGGCGAGCACATCCTGCGCGCGAAGATGAGCGAAGACGCGATGGCGTCGCCGAACATGAACCTGCGCGACCCGGCGATCTACCGCATCCGCCATGCGCATCACCACCGCACGGGCGACAAGTGGTGCATCTACCCGATGTACGACTACACGCACCCGATTTCGGATGCGCTGGAAAACATCACGCATTCCGTGTGCACGCTGGAGTTCCAGGATCACCGGCCATTCTATGACTGGCTGCTGGAAACGCTGGCCGAAGGCGGCTTCTTCAAGAAGCCGCTGCCGAAGCAGTACGAATTCTCGCGGCTGAACCTGACATACATCGTCACGTCCAAGCGCAAGCTGCGCCAGCTCGTCGAGGAAGGCATCGTCGATGGCTGGGACGATCCACGCCTGTCCACGCTGGTGGGCATGCGCCGCCGCGGCTTCACGCCCGAAGGCATCCAGCTCATGGCCGAACGCACGGGCGTGACGAAGTCCGACGGCTGGATCGACTTCGGCGTGCTGGAAGGCGCCGTGCGCGAAGACCTGGACCCGAAGGCGCCGCGCGCGATCGCCGTGCTCAAGCCCCTGAAGCTGATCGTCGACAATTTCGACGCCGCCGAGAGCGTGGAGTGCAGCTCGCCGGTGCACCCGCACCATCCGGAACTGGGCAACCGCACGTTCCCGTTCACCCGCGAACTGTGGATCGAGGAAGAGGATTTCATGGAAGTACCGTCGAAAGGCTACTTCCGTTTCTATCCGCCGATCGGCGACCAGCCGGGTGCGCGCGTGCGCCTGAAATACGGCTTCGTGGCCGAATGCACGGGCTACGACAAGGACGAGAACGGCAAAGTGACCGCCGTGCACGTCAACTACTTCCCCGACAGCAAATCCGGCACCGATGGCGCCAACAACTACAAGGTCAAGGGCAATATCCACTGGGTCAGCGCCAGCGGCGCGCTGGAAGCGGAAGTGCGGCTGTATGACCGCCTGTTCACGGACCCGCAACCGGATGCCGGCGGCAAGGACTTCAAGGAATTCCTGAACCCGAAGGCCAAGGAAGTGGTGACCGCGTACCTGGAACCGGGCCTGAAGGATGCACAAGCCGAGCAGCGCTTCCAGTTCGAGCGCCACGGCTACTTCATTGCCGACCGGGTCGATTCCCGGCCGGGCAAACCAGTGTTCAATCGCATCGTCACGCTGAAAGACAGCTGGGGCAGCGCGAAGTAA
- a CDS encoding CHASE domain-containing protein codes for MKQPLSGKLHEAKPSWWSGVLLSTLVGAGFYAWMANSLESEALDRFRNQARSIQYNIAGGIKACTDVLRGAASHFQASEEMSPQSFHRYVRGLDIPHNFPSIATINFAQYVPDERRATFEYQMRSATVRELGYPEFRISPSGQRPDYTVITLLEPMYGAKGKFGYDLASRPAVARALELARDTGAISTSGLPVQLPEAPTQFGMPLRLPVYRADMPVDTVADRRAAYMGSVGIGFSVPRLVEAAMVDTPVREVRVRLYSTVAGTPPNGTQPNGHLLFDSTESAAGQAPPDDHVQLSLPVNYNGRLWQVYFDAPRGALFSSFDAYLPWLAALVGFVSTLLMYALFHAQVSSRRRALQMARDMTRELRDSQAKLQLSHQRLRRLAAHAEQIKEEERKRIAREIHDDLGQNLLALRIEADILASRTALRHPRLHSRATATLKQIDETIRSVRNIINDLRPNVLDLGLSAAVEWQITQFRKRSGIECDVLDPDGTPDVDDRCAVALFRVLQESLSNIQQHARATHVRVELRQLGGTLRMVIADNGIGLHDGSRNKNGSFGLVGIEERMSLLGGDCSIVSRPHGGTTVTVTVPVAWRAAQPAVGVFAN; via the coding sequence ATGAAACAACCTCTGTCAGGAAAACTGCACGAAGCCAAACCCTCCTGGTGGAGCGGCGTGCTGCTGTCGACGCTGGTCGGTGCCGGATTTTACGCATGGATGGCCAACTCGCTGGAAAGCGAGGCCCTGGACCGGTTCCGCAATCAGGCCCGCAGCATCCAGTACAACATCGCCGGCGGCATCAAGGCATGCACCGACGTGCTGCGTGGTGCTGCGAGTCATTTCCAGGCCAGCGAGGAAATGTCGCCCCAGAGTTTCCACCGCTATGTGCGGGGCCTGGACATTCCACACAATTTCCCGTCGATCGCCACGATCAATTTCGCGCAGTATGTGCCGGACGAGCGCCGCGCCACGTTCGAATACCAGATGCGCAGTGCGACGGTACGCGAGCTGGGATACCCCGAATTTCGTATCTCGCCTTCCGGCCAGCGGCCCGATTACACCGTCATCACCCTGCTTGAACCGATGTACGGCGCCAAAGGCAAGTTCGGGTACGACCTGGCGTCCCGTCCCGCCGTTGCCCGTGCCCTGGAGCTGGCGCGCGACACGGGCGCGATCTCCACCTCCGGCCTGCCGGTGCAATTGCCCGAAGCGCCCACGCAGTTCGGCATGCCGTTGCGCCTGCCCGTGTACCGGGCGGACATGCCGGTCGACACCGTGGCCGATCGCCGCGCCGCTTATATGGGCTCGGTTGGCATCGGCTTTTCCGTACCGCGCCTGGTGGAGGCGGCCATGGTCGATACGCCGGTGCGCGAAGTGCGCGTGCGGCTGTACAGTACCGTGGCTGGCACGCCGCCGAATGGCACGCAGCCCAATGGCCACCTGTTGTTCGACAGTACCGAATCCGCCGCCGGCCAGGCGCCGCCGGACGATCACGTTCAGTTGAGCCTGCCTGTGAACTACAACGGCAGGCTGTGGCAAGTCTATTTCGATGCACCCCGAGGGGCGCTGTTCTCGAGCTTCGACGCCTACCTGCCGTGGCTGGCCGCGCTGGTCGGCTTTGTCAGCACGCTGCTGATGTACGCGCTGTTCCATGCCCAGGTATCGTCGCGGCGGCGTGCGCTGCAGATGGCGCGCGACATGACGCGCGAACTGCGCGACAGCCAGGCAAAGCTGCAACTGTCGCACCAGCGGCTGCGCCGCCTGGCCGCGCATGCCGAGCAGATCAAGGAAGAAGAACGCAAGCGCATCGCCCGCGAAATCCATGACGACCTGGGCCAGAACCTGCTGGCGCTGCGCATCGAGGCCGATATCCTGGCCAGCCGCACCGCGCTGCGCCACCCGCGCCTGCACTCCCGCGCGACCGCCACGCTGAAGCAGATCGACGAAACAATCCGCAGCGTGCGCAACATCATCAACGACCTGCGGCCGAACGTGCTCGATCTCGGCCTGTCCGCCGCGGTGGAATGGCAGATCACCCAGTTCCGCAAGCGCTCCGGGATCGAATGCGACGTGCTCGACCCCGATGGCACGCCGGATGTGGACGACCGCTGCGCCGTGGCACTGTTCCGCGTACTGCAGGAATCGCTCAGCAACATCCAGCAGCATGCGCGGGCCACGCATGTGCGCGTGGAATTGCGCCAGCTCGGCGGCACCTTGCGCATGGTCATTGCCGACAATGGCATTGGCCTGCATGACGGCAGCCGCAACAAGAATGGCTCGTTTGGCCTCGTGGGCATCGAGGAACGCATGAGCTTGCTGGGCGGCGATTGCTCCATCGTCAGCCGCCCTCATGGCGGCACGACGGTCACCGTGACGGTGCCGGTGGCGTGGCGTGCCGCGCAGCCGGCAGTCGGTGTATTCGCCAATTAA
- a CDS encoding CDP-6-deoxy-delta-3,4-glucoseen reductase yields MTFQITVQPSGHQFACDEDETVLAAAMRAGVGLPYGCKNGACSSCKGKVVAGEITHKPHQRRALSEEEEVQGISLFCCAIPHSDLVISAREVAGSGDFPVKKMPSRVTTLEKVAPDVIVMTLQLPANEVLEYRAGQYIEFLLRDGKRRSYSMASAPGAGPISLHIRHMPGGLFTDQVFSTLKERDILRFEGPLGTFFVREESDKPMVLLASGTGFAPIKAIVEQMQASRSQRKMVLYWGGRRPRDLYMHALCEQWARELPNFSYVPVVSDALDEDGWTGRTGYVHQAAVADLPDLRDWQVYACGAPIVVESAKRDFVATCGLPEDEFYADAFTTEADLAQP; encoded by the coding sequence ATGACGTTTCAGATTACTGTTCAGCCCAGCGGCCACCAGTTTGCATGCGATGAAGACGAAACCGTGCTGGCGGCGGCCATGCGGGCGGGTGTCGGTCTGCCGTACGGCTGCAAGAACGGCGCGTGCAGCTCCTGCAAGGGCAAGGTGGTTGCCGGCGAGATCACGCACAAGCCGCATCAGCGCCGCGCGCTGTCCGAGGAAGAGGAAGTCCAGGGCATCTCGCTGTTCTGTTGCGCGATTCCCCATTCCGACCTCGTGATCTCCGCCCGCGAAGTGGCCGGCAGCGGCGACTTCCCCGTCAAGAAGATGCCGTCGCGCGTGACCACGCTGGAAAAGGTGGCGCCGGATGTGATCGTGATGACCCTGCAACTGCCCGCCAATGAAGTGCTGGAATACCGTGCCGGCCAGTACATCGAATTCCTGCTGCGCGACGGCAAGCGCCGCAGCTACAGCATGGCCAGCGCGCCGGGCGCCGGTCCCATCTCGCTGCATATCCGGCACATGCCGGGCGGGCTGTTTACCGACCAGGTGTTCAGCACCCTGAAGGAGCGCGACATCCTGCGCTTCGAAGGCCCGCTGGGCACGTTCTTCGTGCGCGAGGAATCGGACAAGCCGATGGTGCTGCTGGCGTCCGGCACCGGCTTTGCACCGATCAAGGCGATCGTCGAGCAGATGCAGGCTTCCCGCTCGCAGCGCAAGATGGTGCTGTACTGGGGTGGCCGCCGGCCGCGCGACCTGTACATGCATGCACTGTGCGAGCAATGGGCACGCGAGCTGCCGAACTTCAGCTACGTTCCCGTGGTGTCCGATGCGCTGGACGAAGACGGCTGGACGGGCCGCACCGGTTACGTGCACCAGGCCGCCGTGGCCGACCTGCCGGACTTGCGCGACTGGCAGGTGTATGCGTGCGGCGCGCCGATCGTCGTCGAATCGGCAAAGCGCGATTTCGTCGCCACCTGCGGCTTGCCGGAAGACGAGTTCTACGCGGACGCCTTCACCACCGAAGCCGACCTGGCCCAACCTTAA
- a CDS encoding glycine-rich domain-containing protein: MTDYIAIEELDLEPIKVKLMHRESGEGWSLARANAVEKEYRRFLILMKKYPEEQAAPLMDVDTFWHYHILDTLKYAVDCQAVFGYFLHHFPYIGLRGEEDEEVHQSMGERMKELYEETFGEDYIRAGATAWSGRAPASQEAQTAWSGRAPASLEAQTAWSGRAPASLEAQTAWSGAATALAAKTAWSGAATAPSAKTAWSGAATAPSAKIAWSGAATALAAKTAWSGAATAPAAKTAWSGAATALAGQTAWSGRAPDAQAATIDSAPTPAVIPIYTVRPRLPQAAV, translated from the coding sequence ATGACCGACTACATCGCAATCGAAGAGCTGGACCTGGAACCCATCAAGGTCAAGCTGATGCACAGGGAATCAGGCGAAGGGTGGAGCCTGGCCCGCGCCAATGCGGTGGAAAAGGAATACCGGCGCTTCTTGATCCTCATGAAGAAATATCCTGAAGAGCAGGCTGCCCCGTTGATGGACGTGGACACGTTCTGGCATTACCACATCCTCGATACGTTGAAGTACGCGGTCGATTGCCAGGCGGTGTTCGGCTATTTCCTCCACCACTTCCCTTATATCGGCCTGCGCGGCGAGGAAGACGAGGAAGTCCACCAGAGCATGGGCGAACGCATGAAGGAACTGTACGAGGAAACGTTCGGCGAGGATTACATCCGCGCAGGCGCCACCGCCTGGTCGGGTCGCGCGCCCGCATCGCAGGAAGCGCAAACCGCCTGGTCGGGCCGTGCACCGGCATCCCTTGAAGCGCAGACCGCCTGGTCGGGTCGCGCACCGGCATCCCTCGAAGCGCAGACCGCCTGGTCGGGCGCGGCAACGGCACTGGCTGCAAAGACCGCCTGGTCCGGTGCGGCAACGGCACCGTCGGCAAAGACCGCCTGGTCGGGTGCGGCAACGGCACCGTCTGCAAAGATTGCCTGGTCGGGTGCGGCAACGGCACTGGCTGCAAAAACGGCCTGGTCCGGTGCGGCAACGGCACCGGCTGCAAAGACCGCCTGGTCGGGTGCGGCAACGGCACTGGCCGGCCAAACTGCCTGGTCGGGTCGCGCACCGGACGCGCAGGCAGCGACAATCGATAGTGCGCCAACTCCGGCGGTCATCCCGATCTATACCGTGCGGCCGCGACTGCCCCAAGCAGCGGTCTGA
- a CDS encoding glycine-rich domain-containing protein, with amino-acid sequence MVSTEHFKQIAELDLEPIKVKLMHEESGEGWSLEKADAVEFEYRRFLYLMKMFPNEQTAPLMDVDTFWHYHILDTMKYAVDCDKVFGYFLHHFPYIGLRGEDDEEAHRRVGDRMKELYEETFGDAYLRNAEPAYSGRISANSAYSGRIGTDVAYSGRIGTDTAYSGRISAQTAYSGRIGTDVAYSGRISTDTAYSGRVAYSGRATAPTVAAQTAYSGRISDANVSPKTAYSGRIGTETAYSGRIDAAPAQTAFYTERPRLA; translated from the coding sequence ATGGTTTCTACCGAACATTTCAAACAAATTGCCGAACTCGACCTTGAACCCATCAAGGTCAAGCTGATGCACGAGGAATCGGGCGAAGGCTGGTCGCTGGAAAAGGCTGACGCCGTCGAGTTCGAATACCGCCGTTTCCTGTACCTGATGAAGATGTTCCCGAACGAGCAGACCGCGCCGTTGATGGACGTGGACACGTTCTGGCATTACCACATCCTCGATACGATGAAATACGCGGTCGACTGTGACAAGGTGTTCGGTTACTTCCTGCACCACTTCCCGTACATCGGATTGCGCGGTGAAGATGACGAGGAAGCGCACCGCCGCGTGGGCGACCGGATGAAGGAGCTGTACGAGGAAACCTTCGGTGATGCCTACCTGCGCAATGCCGAGCCGGCCTACTCCGGCCGTATCAGCGCGAACTCGGCATATTCCGGCCGTATCGGCACCGATGTCGCCTATTCGGGCCGCATCGGCACCGACACGGCATACTCGGGGCGCATCAGCGCGCAAACCGCTTATTCCGGCCGCATCGGCACCGATGTGGCCTATTCCGGACGCATCAGCACGGACACCGCCTATTCCGGCCGTGTTGCCTATTCCGGCCGTGCCACCGCACCGACCGTCGCCGCGCAAACGGCTTATTCGGGTCGTATCAGCGACGCGAACGTCAGCCCGAAAACGGCTTACTCCGGCCGGATCGGTACCGAAACGGCCTATTCCGGCCGGATCGACGCAGCACCGGCGCAGACCGCGTTCTACACGGAACGCCCGCGCCTGGCCTGA